In Gloeocapsa sp. PCC 73106, the following proteins share a genomic window:
- a CDS encoding RNA-guided endonuclease TnpB family protein, with amino-acid sequence MYKTLPLKLYLSDEQRGYWLDQCTHSNKLRNVALYLIRSAHYERLDRLQAYGIYWFDDCLKSCWQTWYCSAPTSTYPSLYQELKTNEHYQALAAQSAQQTLRTVCESIKAYNALVKLYYEGQLDQKPKLPKYRKNGLFQVTFPKQALSFRDGFCYPSISRGAKDEVLSDIGIQVPDFIDTDWIKELTIKPLFGEFWAYWVIDDGKESVSCNEHLNYSEAIAFDHGGANWLTGVSTLGKSLIIDGRKMRSLNQGYCRLVAKYKHGKSDFYWDENLDRIQAKHNNQKRDLINKTARFIVNYCLNNQIGNVVFGWNGDIKQGSQMGKQNNQNFVMIPTKRLIDRVIQLADEYGIKVTVTEEAYTSKASFLDGDKLYPHGEKPDEVKFSGKRVKRGLYQTANGWAINADCNGAANILKKVVTQLGLNLIKVGRGALTLPNRYDLFTCVSKSYRKNAMRATSKDWQAAPI; translated from the coding sequence ATGTATAAAACACTTCCTTTAAAACTGTACTTATCTGATGAACAGAGAGGTTATTGGTTAGACCAGTGTACTCATTCAAATAAACTCAGAAATGTTGCTCTTTATTTGATTAGGAGCGCGCATTACGAACGACTAGATCGCTTGCAAGCTTATGGAATTTATTGGTTCGACGACTGCTTAAAATCGTGTTGGCAAACTTGGTATTGCTCTGCACCAACAAGTACTTACCCAAGTCTTTATCAAGAATTAAAAACAAATGAGCATTATCAAGCATTAGCAGCTCAATCAGCTCAACAAACTCTAAGAACGGTTTGCGAGTCAATAAAAGCTTATAACGCGTTAGTAAAACTTTATTACGAGGGTCAATTAGACCAAAAACCTAAGTTACCTAAATATCGAAAAAATGGCTTATTTCAAGTTACTTTTCCTAAACAAGCTTTAAGCTTTCGTGACGGATTTTGTTACCCAAGTATTAGCAGAGGTGCTAAAGATGAGGTACTTTCTGATATTGGGATACAGGTACCTGATTTTATCGACACCGATTGGATAAAAGAACTGACAATTAAACCTTTGTTTGGGGAGTTTTGGGCTTATTGGGTAATTGATGACGGAAAAGAATCAGTCTCCTGTAACGAACATTTAAACTATTCAGAAGCTATTGCGTTTGACCATGGCGGAGCTAATTGGTTAACTGGTGTTTCAACCTTAGGTAAAAGTTTGATTATTGATGGTCGAAAAATGCGATCGCTTAATCAAGGCTATTGCAGATTAGTAGCCAAATACAAGCATGGGAAATCAGATTTTTATTGGGATGAAAACCTAGATAGGATACAAGCTAAACACAATAACCAAAAAAGAGACTTAATTAATAAAACCGCCAGATTTATCGTCAATTATTGCCTAAATAATCAGATAGGTAACGTTGTTTTTGGTTGGAATGGAGACATTAAGCAAGGTTCCCAAATGGGTAAACAAAACAATCAAAACTTTGTCATGATTCCCACAAAAAGACTGATAGATAGAGTTATTCAACTAGCAGATGAATATGGTATCAAAGTAACAGTAACAGAGGAAGCATATACATCTAAAGCCAGCTTTTTAGACGGAGATAAATTATACCCCCATGGTGAAAAACCTGATGAGGTAAAGTTTTCTGGTAAAAGAGTGAAGCGTGGCTTATATCAAACAGCTAACGGCTGGGCAATCAATGCAGATTGTAATGGAGCGGCAAACATTCTTAAAAAAGTAGTCACACAGTTAGGGTTAAACCTAATCAAGGTGGGTAGGGGAGCTTTGACCCTCCCAAACCGATACGACTTGTTTACATGCGTAAGCAAATCATATCGTAAAAACGCGATGCGCGCCACGTCTAAAGACTGGCAAGCCGCGCCGATTTAG
- a CDS encoding 2Fe-2S iron-sulfur cluster-binding protein yields MSLSYIITIHDQQKQETHSLAVSRDEYILQSAEAQGYQLPFACRNGACTTCAVKILSGEVYQPEAMGLSPQLQQKGYALLCVSYPRSDLVVETQEEDEVYELQFGRYFARGKVRFGLPLDED; encoded by the coding sequence ATGTCGCTCTCGTATATCATTACTATTCACGATCAGCAAAAACAAGAAACCCACAGTCTAGCAGTATCTAGAGATGAGTATATTCTTCAAAGTGCCGAAGCACAAGGTTATCAGTTACCCTTTGCTTGTCGTAATGGCGCTTGTACCACCTGTGCTGTAAAAATCCTCTCAGGAGAAGTCTATCAACCCGAAGCCATGGGATTGTCACCACAATTGCAACAAAAAGGCTACGCTTTACTGTGTGTGAGTTATCCACGTTCTGACTTAGTAGTAGAAACTCAAGAAGAAGACGAAGTGTATGAACTGCAATTTGGTCGCTATTTTGCCAGAGGAAAAGTTCGCTTTGGACTTCCCCTCGATGAAGATTAA
- a CDS encoding DUF1576 domain-containing protein has product MINNITEPSNNTKLLILGIYAFSLILFGFLVNTPLEILEGLQRIIASPDTLITDYIGIGNMGSALVNSGSLTLIVILIFYKLKPDINGFPIACLFTVAGFAFFGKNLFNVWLIILGVFLYAKNQKRDFKEVIYTALFGTALAPVMTEILFSTTSFLFTRILLAIIVSVTIGFFLVPVSANLLKVHEGFNLYNMGFTAGVVITIVVSLLKSYGIVPEPRLIWTTGNNLLLGSYLFLLFTSMILAGIYFERKPWDKLQCIWQSSGQLVTDFVVLTGFGAVLINMGINGFIVTLYILFIGGDLNGPTLGGVFTVVGFSALGKHPRNIIPIMGGVYLGTLNAEVNANDFSMQLAALFGTTLAPIAGKYGGLWGIIAGLIHSSAIQNVGGLHRGLNLYNNGFVAGVIAAILIPIIKTINERRR; this is encoded by the coding sequence ATGATTAACAACATTACAGAACCTTCGAATAATACTAAACTTTTAATTTTAGGAATATACGCCTTTTCACTAATTTTATTTGGTTTTTTGGTTAATACTCCCTTAGAAATACTGGAAGGTCTTCAGAGGATCATCGCCTCACCAGATACGTTAATCACGGACTACATCGGTATTGGTAATATGGGATCAGCTTTAGTTAATTCAGGATCTCTGACATTAATTGTAATTTTAATCTTTTATAAGTTAAAGCCAGATATCAATGGTTTCCCTATTGCTTGTTTGTTTACCGTGGCTGGATTTGCTTTTTTTGGTAAAAATCTTTTTAATGTGTGGTTAATTATATTGGGAGTATTTTTATACGCTAAAAATCAAAAAAGAGATTTTAAAGAAGTTATTTATACAGCTTTATTTGGAACTGCTTTGGCGCCGGTGATGACTGAAATATTGTTTAGTACGACATCCTTTCTTTTCACCAGAATTCTTTTAGCAATTATTGTCAGTGTGACTATTGGGTTTTTTCTAGTTCCAGTCTCAGCTAATTTATTAAAAGTGCATGAGGGTTTTAATCTTTATAATATGGGATTTACCGCAGGAGTGGTAATTACTATAGTTGTTTCCCTGCTTAAATCTTATGGTATTGTACCAGAGCCTCGTTTAATTTGGACGACGGGGAATAATTTACTATTAGGTTCATATTTATTTTTACTGTTTACCTCAATGATTCTTGCTGGTATCTATTTTGAAAGAAAACCTTGGGATAAACTTCAATGTATTTGGCAATCTTCTGGTCAACTCGTTACAGATTTTGTAGTTTTGACGGGATTTGGTGCTGTTTTAATTAATATGGGTATTAACGGTTTTATTGTGACGCTCTATATATTGTTCATTGGTGGAGATCTTAATGGTCCAACCCTGGGAGGGGTTTTCACCGTGGTGGGTTTTTCAGCTTTGGGTAAGCATCCGAGAAATATCATCCCTATTATGGGGGGAGTATATCTAGGAACCCTAAATGCAGAAGTGAACGCTAACGATTTTTCCATGCAGCTAGCTGCTTTGTTTGGAACTACTTTAGCACCGATCGCCGGTAAATACGGCGGGTTGTGGGGGATCATCGCTGGGTTAATTCATTCATCGGCTATACAAAACGTAGGGGGGTTACATCGGGGTTTAAATCTGTATAATAATGGTTTTGTTGCTGGAGTAATCGCAGCAATTTTGATACCAATTATTAAGACTATTAATGAGAGGAGGAGATAA
- a CDS encoding thioesterase family protein: MTDHQLPPTGAIEANPSIKTTSENWFEYPIKVYPHHTDYAGVVWHGTYITWLEAARVECLLSNGIDFSELVSVGCDLPVVDLSIRYHHPLAMGNSAIVKTRMTEIEGVRIHWDYKIQSLDGQKTYISGRVTLVAIDRDKGKIMRQLPPVVKNALTKISH; the protein is encoded by the coding sequence TTGACGGATCACCAATTACCACCTACAGGAGCGATCGAAGCGAATCCAAGCATTAAAACCACTAGTGAAAACTGGTTTGAATATCCTATTAAAGTTTATCCCCATCACACCGATTATGCTGGAGTAGTTTGGCATGGTACTTATATAACTTGGCTGGAAGCGGCGAGAGTCGAATGTTTACTATCCAATGGGATTGATTTTAGTGAATTAGTCAGTGTCGGGTGTGATTTACCAGTAGTGGATTTATCCATACGTTACCATCATCCCCTCGCCATGGGTAACAGTGCGATCGTCAAAACCAGGATGACGGAAATCGAAGGAGTTCGCATCCATTGGGATTACAAAATTCAATCCCTGGATGGACAAAAAACCTATATTAGCGGTAGAGTCACTCTCGTAGCTATCGATCGCGACAAAGGTAAAATTATGCGTCAGCTTCCCCCAGTGGTCAAAAATGCTTTAACTAAAATTTCTCATTGA